The Streptomyces sp. SS1-1 genome has a segment encoding these proteins:
- a CDS encoding S8/S53 family peptidase has product MAPRRFHEQFEQIQRSMPDVPLAMGPDDSAEFIYEKGHVLVRDGEDAALVEDTVRAHFTAQPELVQDHVRRASPRTNRSGITRIQVGDPGEGDRGGDRPVAHALRALREVEGRAGRRLVSRNHLVSIAVNSCPGDEPVPVGQGEGLNPAPVEGTWDADSAVGVLVVDTGLMNDFRSSPLLAHTDGDLQLQECDDDGVLQQYVGHGTFIAGLVAAVAPNTSITVRNTLNDAGAILESEFGEKLFEAVDEGGWPDILSLSAGTSNGRTDGLLGIEAFMRELREQRTLLVAAAGNNGSATPFWPAAYADLPDYQDSVLSVGALRADGEYGACFSNHGAWVKVYAPGERLTSVLTGFERPVPYVYQHSTYDACRYGFGYSCTCQSPRHTGVLSEQDPGAKPDQVTFDGHAHWSGTSFATPLVAGMISAHMSAQAENDPRVARYKMLAAASGFAEVRGAHVPALRPTTWRPVPVGPPAAGS; this is encoded by the coding sequence ATGGCACCACGGCGATTCCACGAGCAGTTCGAGCAGATCCAGCGCTCCATGCCCGACGTCCCCCTCGCGATGGGACCGGACGACTCGGCCGAGTTCATCTACGAGAAGGGCCATGTGCTCGTCCGGGACGGCGAGGACGCCGCCCTCGTCGAGGACACCGTCCGCGCCCACTTCACCGCCCAGCCCGAACTGGTGCAGGACCACGTGCGCCGCGCGAGCCCCCGCACCAACCGCTCCGGCATCACCCGCATCCAGGTCGGCGACCCCGGGGAGGGCGACCGCGGCGGCGACCGGCCCGTGGCGCACGCCCTGCGCGCCCTGCGGGAGGTCGAGGGACGGGCCGGGCGCCGGCTCGTCAGCCGCAACCACCTGGTGTCGATCGCCGTCAACTCCTGCCCCGGCGACGAACCCGTCCCCGTCGGCCAGGGCGAAGGGCTCAACCCCGCCCCCGTCGAGGGGACCTGGGACGCGGACAGCGCCGTCGGCGTCCTCGTCGTCGACACCGGGCTCATGAACGACTTCCGGTCCTCCCCGCTGCTCGCCCACACCGACGGCGACCTCCAGCTCCAGGAGTGCGACGACGACGGCGTCCTCCAGCAGTACGTCGGACACGGCACGTTCATCGCCGGACTCGTCGCCGCCGTGGCACCCAACACCTCCATCACCGTGCGCAACACCCTCAACGACGCCGGCGCCATCCTGGAGTCCGAGTTCGGCGAGAAGCTCTTCGAGGCCGTCGACGAGGGCGGCTGGCCCGACATCCTCAGCCTCTCCGCCGGCACCTCCAACGGCCGCACCGACGGACTGCTCGGCATCGAGGCGTTCATGCGCGAACTGCGTGAGCAGCGCACCCTGTTGGTGGCCGCCGCCGGCAACAACGGCAGCGCCACGCCCTTCTGGCCCGCCGCCTACGCCGACCTGCCCGACTACCAGGATTCGGTGCTGTCGGTCGGCGCGCTGCGCGCCGACGGCGAGTACGGCGCCTGCTTCAGCAACCACGGCGCCTGGGTGAAGGTGTACGCCCCCGGCGAGCGCCTCACCAGCGTCCTCACCGGCTTCGAACGGCCCGTGCCGTACGTCTACCAGCACTCCACGTACGACGCCTGCCGCTACGGCTTCGGCTACTCCTGCACCTGCCAGTCCCCGCGCCACACCGGTGTGCTCAGCGAGCAGGACCCCGGCGCCAAGCCGGACCAGGTGACGTTCGACGGCCACGCGCACTGGAGCGGCACCTCGTTCGCCACCCCGCTGGTCGCCGGGATGATCTCCGCGCACATGTCCGCGCAGGCGGAGAACGACCCGCGCGTCGCCCGGTACAAGATGCTCGCCGCCGCGTCGGGCTTCGCGGAGGTGCGCGGGGCGCATGTGCCGGCCCTGCGCCCCACGACCTGGCGCCCGGTGCCCGTCGGCCCGCCGGCCGCCGGGTCATGA
- a CDS encoding RNA polymerase sigma factor, with protein sequence MDRADVGALVRSAVDGDAAAWKALVEGLSPLVWSVVRAHRLGEADAHEVYQTVWFRFAQNLGRIREPDKAGSWLASTARHESLKVLKSLRRLTVTSDPQLLDRVSEERTPEQSVLDSEEAAAESERIRWMWQEFEKLGERCRQLLRVLMASPPPSYQEVSAALGIAVGSIGPLRQRCLRRLRARLDARGAL encoded by the coding sequence GTGGACCGTGCAGACGTCGGCGCGTTGGTCCGGTCCGCCGTGGACGGCGACGCGGCGGCCTGGAAGGCGCTCGTGGAAGGGCTCAGCCCCCTGGTGTGGTCGGTGGTGCGCGCCCACCGTCTGGGGGAGGCCGACGCCCACGAGGTGTACCAGACCGTGTGGTTCCGCTTCGCCCAGAACCTGGGGCGGATCCGGGAACCGGACAAGGCCGGCTCCTGGCTCGCCAGCACCGCGCGGCACGAGAGCCTGAAGGTCCTCAAGAGTCTGCGGCGGCTGACCGTGACGAGCGATCCGCAGCTGCTGGACCGGGTCAGCGAGGAGCGCACGCCCGAGCAGTCGGTCCTCGACTCGGAGGAGGCGGCCGCCGAGAGCGAACGGATCCGCTGGATGTGGCAGGAGTTCGAGAAACTCGGCGAGCGCTGCCGCCAGTTGCTGCGGGTGCTGATGGCGTCGCCGCCGCCGAGCTACCAGGAGGTGTCGGCCGCGCTGGGCATCGCCGTCGGCAGTATCGGACCGCTGCGCCAGCGCTGCCTGCGCCGGCTGCGGGCGCGGCTCGACGCACGGGGGGCGCTGTGA
- a CDS encoding N-formylglutamate amidohydrolase yields MSVVPPSFDHLPGDPASPVILHVPHSSREIPAGVRSGIVLDDAALERELDHITDAHTASIAEEAARAAELTPWRFVNRLSRLVVDPERFPDDREEMLAVGMGAVYTRTTHREPLRPDGTDPGPLVERYFRPYAQAMTEAVADRLTATGRAVIIDVHSYPADPLPYELHADGPRPPVCLGTDSFHTPPGLLAAAREAFAPCGQTGLDSPFAGTYVPLEFYGEDPRVSALMVEIRRDTYMTEPGGPAGPGLTRLAGALAALVDAVTR; encoded by the coding sequence ATGAGCGTCGTGCCGCCCTCGTTCGACCACCTTCCCGGCGACCCCGCGTCCCCGGTGATCCTGCACGTGCCGCACTCGTCGCGGGAGATACCGGCCGGCGTGCGGTCCGGGATCGTCCTGGACGACGCCGCCCTGGAGCGCGAGCTGGACCACATCACCGACGCGCACACCGCGTCGATCGCCGAGGAGGCGGCCCGAGCCGCCGAGCTCACCCCGTGGCGGTTCGTGAACCGGCTGTCCCGGCTCGTCGTCGATCCCGAGCGGTTCCCGGACGACCGGGAGGAGATGCTGGCCGTCGGGATGGGCGCCGTGTACACGCGGACCACGCACCGCGAGCCGCTGCGACCGGACGGCACCGACCCCGGGCCGTTGGTCGAGCGCTACTTCCGGCCGTACGCGCAGGCCATGACGGAGGCCGTCGCGGACCGGCTGACCGCCACGGGACGGGCCGTGATCATCGACGTGCACTCCTATCCGGCCGACCCGCTGCCCTACGAGCTGCACGCCGACGGGCCCCGGCCGCCGGTGTGCCTGGGCACCGACTCCTTCCACACGCCGCCCGGGCTGCTCGCCGCCGCGCGGGAGGCGTTCGCGCCCTGCGGGCAGACCGGGCTGGACAGCCCGTTCGCGGGGACGTACGTGCCGCTGGAGTTCTACGGCGAGGATCCGCGGGTGTCCGCCCTGATGGTCGAGATCCGGCGGGACACGTACATGACGGAGCCGGGCGGTCCGGCAGGTCCCGGACTCACCCGGCTCGCGGGCGCGCTGGCGGCACTGGTGGACGCCGTCACCCGCTGA
- a CDS encoding NADP-dependent isocitrate dehydrogenase has product MTDSTIIYTHTDEAPALATYSFLPVVQAYASQAGVPVETRDISLAGRIIAVFPEYLTEDQRIPDALAELGELAKTPAANIIKLPNISASIPQLKAAIAELQGQGYALPNYPDDPKTDEEREIQARYDKVKGSAVNPVLREGNSDRRAPASVKNYAKTHPHRMGAWTPESKTNVATMGENDFRSTEKSVVISEAGALRIEHVAEDGATTVLRESVPVLEGEVVDASVLRVAALREFLTAQIAEAKAQGVLFSVHLKATMMKVSDPIIFGHVVRAFFPKTFERFGADLAAAGLSPNDGLGGIYKGLESLANGAEIKASFDAELAEGPDLAMVDSDKGITNLHVPSDVIVDASMPAMIRTSGHMWGPDGQEADTLAVLPDSSYAGVYQAVIDDCRAHGAYDPSTMGSVPNVGLMAQKAEEYGSHDKTFEVKAAGTVRLVDQGGNVLIEQPVAAGDIFRACQTKDAPIKDWVKLAVTRARATGDPAVFWLDETRAHDANLIAKVKQYLPEHDTEGLDIRILNPVEATKLSVERIRRGENTISVTGNVLRDYLTDLFPILELGTSAKMLSVVPLMAGGGLFETGAGGSAPKHVQQLVKENYLRWDSLGEFFALVPSLEQFATATNTPKAKVLADTLDRATATFLNEDKSPTRRVGGIDNRGSHFYLSLYWAQELAAQTDDADLAKAFAPLAETLAANEQKIVEELNSVQGEPVDIGGYYQPDPAKAAAVMRPSATWNEALASLS; this is encoded by the coding sequence GTGACTGACTCGACCATCATCTATACGCACACTGACGAGGCCCCGGCCCTGGCGACGTATTCCTTCCTGCCGGTGGTCCAGGCGTACGCCTCGCAGGCGGGCGTGCCCGTGGAGACGCGGGACATCTCGCTGGCCGGACGCATCATCGCGGTGTTCCCGGAGTACCTGACCGAGGACCAGCGCATCCCGGACGCCCTCGCCGAGCTCGGTGAGCTCGCCAAGACGCCGGCGGCCAACATCATCAAGCTGCCGAACATCTCGGCGTCGATCCCGCAGCTCAAGGCCGCCATCGCCGAGCTGCAGGGCCAGGGCTACGCGCTCCCGAACTACCCGGACGACCCCAAGACCGACGAGGAGCGGGAGATCCAGGCCCGCTACGACAAGGTCAAGGGCTCCGCGGTGAACCCGGTGCTGCGCGAGGGCAACTCCGACCGCCGCGCCCCCGCCTCGGTGAAGAACTACGCCAAGACCCACCCGCACCGCATGGGCGCCTGGACCCCCGAGTCCAAGACCAACGTGGCCACCATGGGCGAGAACGACTTCCGCTCCACCGAGAAGTCCGTCGTGATCTCCGAGGCCGGCGCGCTGCGCATCGAGCACGTCGCCGAGGACGGCGCCACCACCGTCCTGCGCGAGTCGGTGCCCGTCCTGGAGGGCGAGGTCGTCGACGCGTCCGTGCTGCGCGTCGCCGCGCTGCGCGAGTTCCTCACCGCGCAGATCGCCGAGGCCAAGGCCCAGGGCGTGCTGTTCTCCGTGCACCTGAAGGCCACGATGATGAAGGTCTCCGACCCGATCATCTTCGGTCACGTGGTGCGCGCCTTCTTCCCGAAGACCTTCGAGCGCTTCGGCGCCGACCTCGCCGCCGCGGGCCTGTCCCCGAACGACGGTCTGGGCGGCATCTACAAGGGCCTGGAGTCGCTGGCCAACGGCGCCGAGATCAAGGCGTCCTTCGACGCCGAGCTGGCCGAGGGCCCGGACCTGGCGATGGTCGACTCCGACAAGGGCATCACCAACCTGCACGTGCCGTCCGACGTCATCGTCGACGCCTCGATGCCGGCCATGATCCGCACCTCCGGCCACATGTGGGGCCCGGACGGCCAGGAGGCCGACACCCTCGCGGTGCTGCCCGACTCGTCGTACGCCGGTGTGTACCAGGCCGTGATCGACGACTGCCGCGCCCACGGCGCCTACGACCCGTCGACCATGGGCTCCGTCCCGAACGTCGGCCTCATGGCGCAGAAGGCCGAGGAGTACGGCTCCCACGACAAGACCTTCGAGGTCAAGGCCGCCGGCACGGTCCGCCTGGTCGACCAGGGCGGCAACGTGCTGATCGAGCAGCCGGTCGCCGCCGGTGACATCTTCCGCGCCTGCCAGACCAAGGACGCGCCGATCAAGGACTGGGTGAAGCTGGCCGTCACCCGTGCCCGCGCCACCGGCGACCCGGCCGTCTTCTGGCTGGACGAGACCCGCGCGCACGACGCCAATCTGATCGCCAAGGTGAAGCAGTACCTGCCGGAGCACGACACCGAGGGCCTGGACATCCGGATCCTCAACCCGGTCGAGGCGACCAAGCTGTCGGTGGAGCGCATCCGCCGCGGCGAGAACACCATCTCGGTCACCGGCAACGTGCTCCGCGACTACCTGACCGACCTCTTCCCCATCCTGGAGCTGGGCACCAGCGCCAAGATGCTGTCGGTCGTCCCGCTGATGGCGGGCGGCGGCCTGTTCGAGACGGGCGCCGGCGGCTCCGCCCCGAAGCACGTCCAGCAGCTCGTCAAGGAGAACTACCTGCGCTGGGACTCCCTCGGTGAGTTCTTCGCGCTGGTGCCGTCCCTGGAGCAGTTCGCGACGGCGACGAACACCCCGAAGGCGAAGGTCCTCGCCGACACCCTCGACCGCGCCACGGCGACCTTCCTCAACGAGGACAAGTCCCCGACCCGTCGCGTCGGCGGCATCGACAACCGCGGCAGCCACTTCTACCTGTCCCTGTACTGGGCGCAGGAGCTGGCGGCCCAGACCGACGACGCCGACCTCGCCAAGGCGTTCGCCCCGCTCGCCGAGACCCTCGCGGCGAACGAGCAGAAGATCGTCGAGGAGCTGAACTCGGTCCAGGGCGAGCCGGTCGACATCGGCGGCTACTACCAGCCCGACCCGGCCAAGGCCGCCGCGGTCATGCGCCCGTCCGCCACGTGGAACGAGGCGCTGGCGTCCCTCAGCTGA
- a CDS encoding M1 family metallopeptidase — translation MRYRTRVTAPAVALIGTAAALAGAPSAQAAPTAGEPAATRKSGTPGAETLGDRVYPALGNDGYRVDAYDLDFSYDPATRLVDAKVTLRIRTTQALSRLSLDCLGLDIRSVRVGGRAATFEQVDEKLRVTPARTLPGKSSTTVCVEYSADPRRIPQPLTGWVDTLDGFAVCGQPNLAHTVFPCNDHPTDKADFTFRLTVPAGLRGVASGLLVRTETLSGGRTAYTYRSREPMATELVQITVGDYVIKERRGPHGLPLRDVVPAARAAALEPALALTPGLVEWLEARLGAYPFETYGLLPCNSDAPNAFDFTGLETQTLTLYKPNYLLQEESKIGSHMMHELVHSYFGNSVSPADWADLWINEGHADFYGLLYRYERGWTDSLGLSTMEARMKNTYAQGDQWRRTSGPVAAPNAANLFDSQRYLGGVLVLYALRNLVGEATFNALERTFLARHRNASASTEDYIAVASEVAGQDLGGFLRDWLYGTKTPRMPGHPDWTVTPVSASLAPGRRTPARSHDNSATL, via the coding sequence ATGAGATATCGCACCCGAGTGACGGCCCCGGCGGTCGCCCTCATCGGCACCGCGGCGGCCCTGGCCGGCGCCCCCTCGGCCCAGGCCGCACCGACGGCGGGGGAGCCGGCGGCCACGAGGAAGTCCGGCACCCCGGGGGCGGAGACCCTCGGCGACCGCGTCTACCCGGCCCTCGGCAACGACGGCTACCGCGTCGACGCGTACGACCTCGACTTCTCCTACGACCCCGCGACCCGCCTGGTCGACGCGAAGGTCACCCTGCGGATCCGCACCACCCAGGCGCTGTCCCGCCTCTCCCTGGACTGCCTCGGCCTCGACATCCGCTCCGTCCGCGTCGGCGGCCGCGCCGCGACCTTCGAGCAGGTGGACGAGAAGCTGCGCGTCACGCCCGCGCGGACGCTGCCCGGGAAGTCCTCGACGACCGTGTGCGTGGAGTACTCGGCCGACCCGCGCCGCATCCCGCAGCCGCTCACCGGCTGGGTCGACACCCTCGACGGGTTCGCGGTCTGCGGCCAGCCGAACCTGGCCCACACCGTCTTCCCCTGCAACGACCACCCGACCGACAAGGCCGACTTCACCTTCCGCCTCACCGTCCCGGCCGGACTGCGCGGCGTCGCGAGCGGCCTGCTCGTGCGCACCGAGACCCTCTCCGGCGGCCGTACGGCGTACACCTACCGCTCGCGCGAGCCCATGGCCACCGAGCTGGTGCAGATCACCGTCGGCGACTACGTGATCAAGGAGCGGCGGGGCCCGCACGGGCTGCCCCTGCGCGACGTCGTCCCCGCCGCCCGCGCCGCCGCGCTGGAGCCGGCCCTCGCGCTGACGCCCGGCCTGGTGGAGTGGCTGGAGGCGCGCCTCGGCGCCTACCCGTTCGAGACGTACGGCCTGCTGCCCTGCAACTCCGACGCCCCGAACGCCTTCGACTTCACCGGCCTGGAGACCCAGACCCTCACCCTGTACAAGCCGAACTACCTCCTCCAGGAGGAGTCCAAGATCGGCTCGCACATGATGCACGAGCTGGTCCACTCCTACTTCGGCAACAGCGTCAGCCCCGCCGACTGGGCCGACCTGTGGATCAACGAGGGGCACGCCGACTTCTACGGCCTGCTCTACCGCTACGAGCGCGGCTGGACCGACTCCCTGGGGCTCTCCACCATGGAGGCCCGGATGAAGAACACCTACGCCCAGGGCGACCAGTGGCGCCGCACCTCCGGACCGGTCGCCGCCCCGAACGCCGCCAACCTGTTCGACAGCCAGCGCTACCTCGGCGGCGTCCTCGTGCTGTACGCGCTGCGCAACCTCGTCGGCGAGGCCACCTTCAACGCCCTGGAGCGCACCTTCCTCGCCCGCCACCGCAACGCCTCGGCGTCGACGGAGGACTACATAGCCGTCGCGTCCGAGGTCGCGGGCCAGGACCTCGGCGGATTCCTCCGGGACTGGCTGTACGGCACGAAGACGCCGCGGATGCCCGGCCACCCGGACTGGACGGTCACCCCGGTGAGCGCCTCGCTCGCCCCGGGCCGCCGTACGCCGGCCCGGAGCCACGACAACTCCGCCACGCTCTAG
- a CDS encoding mechanosensitive ion channel family protein encodes MKRALTVDDLVMGGIALAAGLLAALALRVLFRWLRKHADRTRWSGDDLIVDVLRTVVPWAAFLGGAASAGAALPLTRTVQRHVNQSLTVVLIFVVTLAAARGIAGVMRSVTQSRPGVAGSATIFVNITRVLVLAIGFLVVLQTLGISIAPMLTALGVGGLAVALALQDTLANLFAGIHILASKTVQPGDYIRLASGEEGYVEDINWRQTTVRALSNNLIVIPNGALAKTNMTNFMRPEQQLTILVQVGVAYDSDLDLVERVTAEVVAEVMKDVDGALPEHEPVIRFHTFGDSRIGFTVILGVGEFSDQYRIKHEFIKRLHRRYRREGIRIPAPTRTVAIQQGAVAIPQQRLAGEADETVPVRLD; translated from the coding sequence GTGAAGCGGGCGCTCACGGTGGACGACCTGGTGATGGGCGGGATCGCGCTCGCGGCGGGCCTGCTGGCGGCGCTCGCGCTGCGCGTCCTGTTCCGCTGGCTGCGCAAGCACGCCGACCGCACCCGCTGGAGCGGTGACGACCTGATCGTGGACGTGCTGCGGACCGTGGTGCCGTGGGCGGCGTTCCTCGGCGGCGCGGCCTCGGCGGGCGCGGCGCTGCCGCTCACCCGGACGGTGCAGCGGCATGTGAACCAGTCGCTGACGGTGGTGCTCATCTTCGTGGTGACGCTGGCGGCGGCGCGCGGGATCGCCGGGGTGATGCGGTCGGTGACGCAGTCCCGGCCGGGGGTCGCCGGCTCCGCGACGATCTTCGTCAACATCACCCGGGTGCTGGTGCTGGCCATCGGGTTCCTGGTGGTGCTGCAGACGCTGGGCATCTCCATAGCGCCGATGCTGACCGCGCTGGGCGTCGGTGGTCTCGCGGTGGCGCTGGCCCTCCAGGACACCCTGGCGAACCTCTTCGCGGGCATCCACATCCTGGCCTCGAAGACGGTCCAGCCCGGCGACTACATCCGGCTCGCCAGCGGCGAGGAGGGCTACGTCGAGGACATCAACTGGCGCCAGACGACGGTCCGGGCGCTCTCCAACAACCTGATCGTCATCCCCAACGGGGCGCTCGCGAAGACGAACATGACCAACTTCATGCGTCCCGAGCAGCAGTTGACGATCCTGGTGCAGGTCGGTGTGGCCTACGACAGCGATCTCGACCTGGTGGAGCGGGTGACGGCCGAGGTCGTCGCCGAGGTGATGAAGGACGTCGACGGGGCGCTGCCGGAGCACGAGCCGGTGATCCGCTTCCACACGTTCGGCGACTCCCGGATCGGCTTCACCGTGATCCTCGGCGTCGGCGAGTTCAGCGACCAGTACCGGATCAAGCACGAGTTCATCAAGCGGCTGCACCGGCGCTACCGCCGGGAGGGCATCCGCATCCCGGCGCCGACCCGCACGGTGGCGATCCAGCAGGGCGCGGTGGCCATCCCGCAGCAGCGCCTCGCCGGGGAGGCGGACGAGACCGTTCCCGTCCGCCTCGACTGA
- a CDS encoding crotonase/enoyl-CoA hydratase family protein, with protein MPVRVERQGHVTTVVLSRPEVRNAVDGPTAAALAAAFREFEADDGARVAVLWGEGGTFCAGADLKAMGAGRGNRVAEDGDGPMGPTRLRLSKPVIAAVAGHAVAGGLELALWCDLRVAEEDAVFGVFCRRWGVPLIDGGTVRLPRLIGTSRAMDLILTGRPVPAAEAHAIGLANRVVPTGRARAEAEQLAAVLAEFPQDCLRSDRASVLDQEGLDETAAMRGELRYGMGVLAEGMEGAARFAAGAGRHGSFTDR; from the coding sequence ATGCCGGTCCGCGTCGAGCGTCAGGGGCACGTCACCACGGTCGTCCTCTCCCGTCCGGAGGTGCGCAACGCCGTGGACGGGCCCACGGCGGCCGCGCTCGCCGCGGCCTTCCGGGAGTTCGAGGCGGACGACGGGGCGCGGGTGGCGGTGCTGTGGGGCGAGGGCGGCACGTTCTGCGCGGGCGCGGACCTCAAGGCGATGGGCGCCGGGCGCGGCAACCGGGTCGCCGAGGACGGTGACGGGCCGATGGGGCCGACGCGGCTGCGGCTGTCGAAGCCGGTGATCGCGGCGGTCGCCGGGCACGCCGTGGCGGGCGGGCTCGAACTGGCCCTGTGGTGCGATCTGCGGGTCGCCGAGGAGGACGCGGTGTTCGGTGTCTTCTGCCGACGCTGGGGTGTGCCGCTGATCGACGGCGGCACGGTACGGCTGCCCCGGCTGATCGGTACGAGCCGCGCGATGGACCTGATCCTGACCGGACGGCCGGTGCCGGCGGCGGAGGCGCACGCCATCGGGCTGGCCAACCGGGTCGTGCCGACCGGGCGTGCCCGCGCCGAGGCGGAGCAACTGGCCGCCGTCCTGGCCGAGTTCCCGCAGGACTGCCTGCGCTCCGACCGGGCCTCGGTGCTCGACCAGGAGGGGCTCGACGAGACGGCCGCGATGCGCGGTGAACTCCGGTACGGCATGGGCGTGCTGGCGGAGGGCATGGAGGGTGCGGCCCGCTTCGCGGCGGGCGCCGGGCGGCACGGGTCGTTCACGGACCGCTGA
- a CDS encoding ABC transporter ATP-binding protein: METTAWTQLHSVMSAERERRPFSRVTLRRIAAFARPHRRRIALFVVLGVLTALLAVATPVLAGDVVDTIVRGGDEGTVVRLALLIALIAVAEAALGILGRRLSARLGEGLILDLRTAVFDHVQRMPVAFFTRTRTGALVSRLNNDVIGAQRAFSNTLSGVVSNLVTLVLTLAVMLTLSWQITLLSLVLLPVFVVPARRMGHRMARMQREAATLNAAMGTRMTERFSAPGATLVKLFGRPEQESEEFAARARRVAEIGVRTATAQSVFITALTLVSALALALVYGLGGWFALRGTLEAGAVVSLALLLTRMYAPLTALAGARVEVMSALVSFERVFEVLDLRPLIEEKPDAREIPEGPVSVEFDGVRFGYPSADKVSLASLEEVATLDTRGGDEVLHGVSFRAEPGQTVALVGSSGAGKSTIAQLLPRLYDVDEGAVRLGGVDVRDLSAASLRATLGMVTQDGHLFHDTVRANLLLARPAADDSALWDALRRARLDTLVRSLPDGLDTVVGERGYRLSGGERQRMTIARLLLAGQRVVVLDEATAHLDNTSEAAVQEALAEALQGRTALVIAHRLSTVRTADLILVVEDGRIAERGTHDELLAAGGRYAELYRTQFQQPLSAKVGPHTPQEPTDNDSFIASTGSAT, encoded by the coding sequence ATGGAAACGACCGCCTGGACCCAGCTGCACAGCGTCATGAGCGCCGAACGGGAACGCCGCCCGTTCAGCCGCGTCACGCTGCGCCGTATCGCCGCCTTCGCCCGCCCCCACCGTCGCCGTATCGCCCTGTTCGTCGTGCTGGGAGTGCTGACCGCGCTGCTCGCCGTCGCCACCCCCGTCCTCGCCGGAGACGTCGTCGACACCATCGTCCGCGGCGGCGACGAGGGCACCGTCGTCCGACTCGCCCTCCTCATCGCCCTCATCGCGGTCGCCGAGGCGGCCCTCGGCATCCTCGGCAGACGCCTGTCGGCCCGGCTGGGCGAAGGACTCATCCTCGATCTGCGCACGGCCGTCTTCGACCACGTACAGCGCATGCCCGTCGCCTTCTTCACCCGCACCCGCACCGGAGCGCTGGTCTCCCGCCTCAACAACGACGTCATCGGCGCCCAGCGCGCGTTCAGCAACACCCTGTCCGGCGTGGTGAGCAACCTCGTCACCCTGGTCCTCACCCTCGCCGTCATGCTCACCCTGTCCTGGCAGATCACCCTGCTCTCCCTCGTCCTCCTCCCGGTCTTCGTCGTCCCGGCCCGGCGCATGGGCCACCGCATGGCCCGGATGCAGCGCGAGGCCGCCACGCTCAACGCGGCCATGGGCACCCGGATGACCGAACGCTTCTCGGCGCCCGGCGCCACCCTGGTCAAGCTGTTCGGGCGCCCGGAACAGGAGTCGGAGGAGTTCGCCGCCCGCGCCCGCCGCGTCGCCGAGATCGGGGTGCGCACCGCCACCGCCCAGTCCGTGTTCATCACCGCGCTCACCCTGGTCTCCGCCCTGGCCCTCGCCCTCGTCTACGGGCTCGGCGGCTGGTTCGCGCTGCGCGGCACCCTGGAGGCCGGCGCCGTCGTCTCCCTCGCGCTCCTGCTGACCCGGATGTACGCGCCGCTCACCGCGCTCGCCGGCGCCCGCGTCGAGGTCATGAGCGCCCTCGTCAGCTTCGAGCGCGTCTTCGAGGTCCTCGACCTGCGGCCGCTCATCGAGGAGAAGCCGGACGCCCGGGAGATCCCCGAAGGACCGGTGTCCGTCGAGTTCGACGGCGTGCGCTTCGGCTACCCGTCCGCCGACAAGGTCTCCCTCGCCTCCCTGGAAGAGGTCGCGACCCTCGACACCCGCGGCGGCGACGAGGTCCTGCACGGCGTCTCCTTCCGCGCCGAACCGGGACAGACCGTCGCCCTGGTCGGCTCGTCCGGCGCCGGCAAGTCCACCATCGCCCAGCTCCTCCCGCGCCTGTACGACGTCGACGAGGGCGCCGTCCGCCTCGGCGGGGTCGACGTGCGCGACCTGAGCGCCGCGTCGCTGCGGGCCACGCTCGGCATGGTCACGCAGGACGGGCATCTCTTCCACGACACCGTCCGCGCCAACCTGCTGCTGGCCCGCCCCGCCGCGGACGACTCCGCGCTCTGGGACGCGCTGCGCCGCGCCCGGCTCGACACCCTCGTCCGCTCCCTGCCCGACGGCCTCGACACCGTCGTCGGCGAGCGCGGCTACCGCCTCTCCGGCGGCGAACGGCAGCGCATGACGATCGCCCGGCTGCTGCTGGCGGGCCAGCGCGTCGTCGTCCTCGACGAGGCCACCGCCCACCTCGACAACACCTCCGAGGCGGCCGTCCAGGAAGCCCTCGCCGAGGCGCTGCAGGGACGCACCGCACTCGTCATCGCGCACCGGCTGTCCACCGTGCGCACGGCGGACCTCATCCTCGTCGTCGAGGACGGCCGGATCGCCGAACGCGGCACGCACGACGAGCTGTTGGCGGCCGGCGGGCGCTACGCCGAGCTGTACCGCACCCAGTTCCAGCAACCGCTTTCGGCCAAGGTCGGCCCCCACACCCCTCAGGAACCAACAGACAACGACAGCTTCATTGCTTCCACGGGGTCGGCGACCTAG